From one Streptomyces chromofuscus genomic stretch:
- a CDS encoding serine/threonine-protein kinase — protein sequence MSEAQRSCQRPGCEGAYEDVGGGELYCDTCGLAPVVAANGMVGSPPTGVTGGGKGSAGSGSSRSGSRGTSRTSSQSSKSRRSVSGRLSRSLSGRSSNRSVSVRSSGSTAGSSSRGRLGAGLVQVPQVPRPDPRAMVLDNPEVPERKRFCSRSDCGAPVGRARGDRPGRTEGFCTKCGHPYSFVPKLRSGDIVHGQYEIAGCLAHGGLGWIYLAVDRAVSDRWVVLKGLLDTGDQDAMAAAISERRFLAEIEHANIVRIYNFVEHLDQRTGSLDGYIVMEYVGGKSLKEIANARRTPEGRRDPLPVEQACAYGIEALEALGHLHSRNLLYCDFKVDNAIQTEDQLKLIDMGAVRRLDDDESAIYGTVGYQAPEVAEVGPSVASDLYTVGRTLAVLTFDFQGYTNVYVDSLPDPDHIEVFRQYESFYRLLVRSTDPDPARRFASAQEMSEQLTGVLREVVSLQTGRARPALSTLFGPELRLTETELFPRLEGEVSRLGARVVPARRSVPGAGAATAPLPAGGAPRSLAGGTGLVKQVDTAAAALALPVPRVDPTDPHAGFLAGLMATAPAELLGALAAASAPSVETRLRQIRAWLENGDAPAALNALRSLEEDRPDDWRVVWYRGVAALVTGDHEGGALAFDAIYDAFPGETAPKLALGLCAEVLGQLDNAAEYYRLVWATDPSYVSAAFGLARVQLATGDRRGAVRTLESVPESSIHYTAARVAAVRARLRQRTAAAGDVPFLEDLTAAAGQVEALDAYGLDPTRRERLATEVLGSALDWILSGGQGSVPPAAGGRTLLGSGLDERGLRFGLERSYRTLARLARGGEERIDLVERANRYRPRTWV from the coding sequence ATGAGTGAGGCACAGCGGAGCTGCCAGCGGCCGGGCTGCGAGGGCGCCTACGAGGACGTCGGCGGTGGCGAGCTCTACTGCGACACCTGCGGCCTCGCGCCGGTGGTGGCGGCGAACGGCATGGTCGGCTCCCCGCCCACCGGAGTCACCGGCGGCGGCAAGGGCTCGGCGGGCAGCGGCAGTTCCCGTTCCGGCTCCCGCGGCACTTCCCGCACGTCGTCGCAGTCGTCGAAGTCCCGGCGCTCAGTGTCGGGACGGCTGTCCCGCTCGCTGTCGGGCCGTTCCTCCAACCGCTCGGTGTCGGTGCGCAGCTCCGGCTCCACCGCCGGTTCCTCCTCCCGGGGCCGGCTGGGCGCGGGCCTGGTGCAGGTGCCGCAGGTGCCGCGGCCCGACCCGCGCGCGATGGTGCTGGACAACCCGGAGGTGCCGGAGCGGAAGCGATTCTGCTCGCGCTCGGACTGCGGGGCTCCGGTGGGCCGTGCCCGCGGTGACCGTCCGGGGCGCACGGAGGGCTTCTGCACCAAGTGCGGGCACCCGTACTCGTTCGTGCCGAAGCTGAGGTCCGGCGACATCGTGCACGGCCAGTACGAGATCGCTGGCTGCCTCGCGCACGGCGGGCTGGGCTGGATCTACCTCGCCGTCGACCGCGCGGTCTCGGACCGGTGGGTGGTGCTCAAGGGCCTGCTGGACACCGGCGACCAGGACGCGATGGCCGCGGCGATCTCCGAGCGACGGTTCCTCGCGGAGATCGAGCACGCCAACATCGTGCGGATCTACAACTTCGTGGAACACCTCGACCAGCGCACGGGCTCCCTCGACGGGTACATCGTCATGGAGTACGTCGGCGGCAAGTCCCTCAAGGAGATCGCCAACGCCCGCCGCACCCCCGAGGGGCGACGCGACCCGCTGCCGGTGGAGCAGGCGTGCGCGTACGGCATCGAGGCGCTGGAGGCCCTCGGCCACCTGCACAGCCGCAACCTGCTCTACTGCGACTTCAAGGTCGACAACGCCATCCAGACCGAGGACCAGCTCAAGCTGATCGACATGGGCGCCGTGCGCCGCCTGGACGACGACGAGTCGGCGATCTACGGCACGGTGGGCTACCAGGCGCCGGAGGTGGCGGAGGTGGGCCCGTCGGTGGCGTCGGACCTCTACACGGTGGGCCGCACGCTGGCCGTGCTGACCTTCGACTTCCAGGGCTACACCAACGTCTACGTCGACTCCCTGCCCGACCCCGACCACATCGAGGTCTTCCGCCAGTACGAGTCCTTCTACCGGCTCCTGGTCCGCTCCACCGATCCCGACCCGGCCCGGCGGTTCGCCTCCGCGCAGGAGATGTCGGAGCAGCTCACGGGCGTGCTGCGGGAGGTCGTGTCCCTGCAGACGGGGCGGGCGCGACCGGCGCTGTCGACGTTGTTCGGACCCGAACTGCGACTGACGGAAACGGAGTTGTTCCCGCGCCTGGAGGGAGAGGTGTCCCGGCTGGGAGCGCGGGTGGTGCCCGCACGCCGGTCCGTGCCCGGTGCCGGGGCCGCGACCGCGCCGCTCCCGGCCGGTGGGGCTCCGCGCTCCCTCGCCGGCGGTACCGGCCTCGTCAAACAGGTCGACACCGCTGCCGCCGCCCTCGCCCTGCCCGTGCCCCGGGTCGACCCCACCGATCCCCACGCCGGTTTCCTGGCCGGCCTGATGGCCACTGCCCCGGCCGAGCTGCTCGGCGCGCTCGCCGCCGCGTCCGCACCCTCGGTGGAGACGCGGCTCAGGCAGATCCGGGCCTGGCTGGAGAACGGCGACGCGCCGGCCGCGCTGAACGCCCTGCGCTCGCTGGAGGAGGACCGGCCCGACGACTGGCGGGTCGTTTGGTACCGCGGGGTGGCCGCGCTGGTCACCGGCGACCACGAGGGCGGCGCCCTCGCCTTCGACGCGATCTACGACGCCTTCCCCGGCGAGACCGCGCCCAAGCTGGCCCTCGGCCTGTGCGCAGAGGTGCTCGGCCAACTGGACAACGCCGCCGAGTACTACCGCCTGGTGTGGGCGACCGACCCCAGCTACGTGAGCGCGGCCTTCGGCCTGGCCCGCGTCCAGCTCGCCACCGGCGACCGGCGCGGCGCCGTACGCACCCTGGAGTCGGTACCGGAGTCGTCCATCCACTACACGGCCGCCCGCGTCGCCGCCGTGCGGGCCCGGCTGCGGCAGCGCACGGCCGCCGCCGGCGACGTACCCTTCCTTGAGGATCTGACCGCCGCCGCCGGGCAGGTCGAGGCGCTGGACGCGTACGGTCTGGACCCGACCCGGCGGGAGCGGTTGGCCACGGAAGTGCTCGGCAGCGCCCTGGACTGGATACTCTCCGGTGGCCAGGGTTCCGTCCCGCCCGCCGCCGGAGGACGGACACTGCTCGGCAGTGGCCTGGACGAACGGGGCCTGCGCTTCGGCCTGGAGCGTTCGTACCGCACGCTGGCCCGCCTGGCGCGGGGCGGCGAGGAGAGGATCGACCTGGTGGAACGTGCCAACCGTTACCGCCCCCGGACATGGGTGTAG